The following nucleotide sequence is from Desulfurellaceae bacterium.
TGCGGCAAAACAACGCTGCTGCAGCTGGCGGTCGGTAAGCTGGAGCCGCAACAGGGGCAGGTTCAATCTCTCGCCGAGGCTGTCTACTGTCCCCAACGAACGGACGAACCACCGACTTTTTTTGACGCCCTGCTCGACACCACGGACGGCGACGCCCAGCGGCTCAAGGGACAACTAGAGCGGTTCACCATTATCTGTAGCCACAATGCTGGAAGTAATGATGGCATTCGCGGGGAGAGAAGCCCGTCAAGG
It contains:
- a CDS encoding ATP-binding cassette domain-containing protein — encoded protein: MSQAAVLFQKVSFMYDTASVPLFVNLQLHFPPGWSGIIGANGCGKTTLLQLAVGKLEPQQGQVQSLAEAVYCPQRTDEPPTFFDALLDTTDGDAQRLKGQLERFTIICSHNAGSNDGIRGERSPSR